A window of Raineyella sp. W15-4 contains these coding sequences:
- a CDS encoding hydantoinase B/oxoprolinase family protein: MTIIDDTPTTRLTPQEQQWVDDFMDETTLFLGPDPLIMRSHRIAGRTAREDEAVAAGVDRLQVERIRKRIAGALDEGYEMCEAQGAAPGAKWGDLTTAIYTAQGDVSYLSCHGVIAFSAILHHPIRYIMKYWKDEPTVGIHPGDGFIHNDARFGNVHNTDQSMIMPIFRDGELVAWVAATIHEGENGACEPGGMPSGSETPFDDGLRMSPFKIVEQGQLRRDLLTFLQHSVRDPKLQLADLKVKMTAVRKIIDRIDRVIDEVGVDAFIAALRITVEDVDTEVRRRIAELPDGTYRMDQFMDSTLKENILIKFACAITVKGDHMTIDLRGTGPEILNRAINSPLCSVKSMMMQAILAFWWPDLPRCTSAMSCIDIISDEGTWADASYDAPMGQSLQASFRGFSALQALYSRMSFSTPHKYSNVVANWFNQINTFLWGGITQHGDVVGNLCADLNGMPGGAKPFRDGEDAVSPLFCAMADTAEQEVMEEEVPFMQLVSKRLVRDNMGFGKFTGGMGYEMIVAAEGTPQWGFMTVTSGAKFSSIYGMYGGYGCGTYPLAMVKGTNVYEHIRQDNTKFDLSIPKVMNEQPFPEGRYSTYHMGLQFDLAKDGELYMISQGAGGGYGDPLERDPQAVIRDLELDRISRTVAEDIFAVRYDPATLRLDAEGTRQARAEARRARLRRGKPYDEFVAGFVTAEPPVELPYYGSWGADHATITATVYGIDGPQRVTGPLAELPPVMVPDRREVKIAQLERRLHELETKHGERVHRLA, translated from the coding sequence ATGACTATCATTGACGACACCCCGACCACCCGGCTCACCCCACAGGAGCAGCAATGGGTGGACGACTTCATGGACGAGACCACGCTGTTCCTCGGCCCCGACCCGCTGATCATGCGGAGTCACCGGATCGCCGGACGTACCGCACGGGAGGACGAGGCGGTCGCCGCCGGCGTCGACCGGCTGCAGGTCGAGCGGATCCGCAAGCGGATCGCCGGCGCCCTCGACGAGGGCTACGAGATGTGCGAGGCACAGGGCGCGGCACCCGGTGCCAAGTGGGGCGACCTCACCACGGCGATCTACACCGCCCAAGGCGACGTTTCCTACCTGTCCTGCCACGGCGTGATCGCCTTCAGTGCGATCCTCCACCACCCGATCCGCTACATCATGAAGTACTGGAAGGACGAGCCGACCGTGGGCATCCACCCCGGCGACGGCTTCATCCACAACGACGCCCGATTCGGCAACGTGCACAACACCGACCAGTCGATGATCATGCCGATCTTCCGTGACGGTGAGCTCGTCGCCTGGGTGGCCGCGACGATCCACGAGGGCGAGAACGGTGCCTGCGAGCCGGGCGGGATGCCGTCGGGTTCGGAGACCCCGTTCGACGACGGGCTGCGGATGAGCCCGTTCAAGATCGTCGAGCAGGGCCAGTTGCGCCGCGACCTGCTCACCTTCCTGCAGCATTCGGTGCGCGACCCGAAGCTGCAGCTGGCCGACCTCAAGGTGAAGATGACCGCGGTCCGCAAGATCATCGACCGGATCGACAGGGTCATCGACGAGGTCGGGGTGGACGCGTTCATCGCCGCCCTGCGGATCACCGTCGAGGACGTCGACACCGAGGTGCGCCGGCGGATCGCCGAACTGCCCGACGGCACGTACCGGATGGACCAGTTCATGGACTCCACCCTGAAGGAGAACATCCTGATCAAGTTCGCCTGCGCGATCACCGTGAAGGGCGATCACATGACGATCGACCTGCGCGGCACCGGCCCGGAGATCCTCAACCGGGCCATCAACTCGCCGCTGTGCTCGGTGAAGTCGATGATGATGCAGGCGATCCTCGCCTTCTGGTGGCCCGACCTGCCCCGCTGCACCTCGGCGATGAGCTGCATCGACATCATCTCCGACGAGGGCACCTGGGCCGACGCGTCGTACGACGCGCCGATGGGCCAGTCGCTGCAGGCCTCGTTCCGCGGCTTCTCCGCGCTGCAGGCGCTCTACAGCCGGATGTCGTTCTCCACCCCGCATAAGTACAGCAACGTGGTGGCGAACTGGTTCAACCAGATCAACACCTTCCTGTGGGGTGGGATCACCCAGCACGGCGACGTCGTCGGCAACCTCTGCGCCGACCTCAACGGCATGCCCGGCGGCGCCAAGCCGTTCCGGGACGGCGAGGACGCGGTCTCCCCGCTGTTCTGCGCGATGGCCGACACCGCCGAGCAGGAGGTGATGGAGGAGGAGGTGCCGTTCATGCAGCTGGTGTCGAAGCGGCTGGTGCGCGACAACATGGGCTTCGGCAAGTTCACCGGCGGGATGGGCTACGAGATGATCGTGGCGGCCGAGGGCACCCCGCAGTGGGGTTTCATGACGGTCACCTCCGGGGCGAAGTTCTCCTCGATCTACGGCATGTACGGCGGCTACGGCTGCGGCACGTACCCTCTCGCGATGGTGAAGGGGACCAACGTCTACGAGCACATCCGCCAGGACAACACGAAGTTCGACCTGTCCATCCCGAAGGTGATGAACGAGCAGCCGTTCCCGGAGGGCCGTTACTCGACCTACCACATGGGTCTGCAGTTCGACCTCGCCAAGGACGGGGAGCTCTACATGATCAGCCAGGGGGCGGGCGGCGGCTACGGCGATCCGCTCGAGCGAGACCCCCAGGCCGTCATCCGCGACCTCGAGCTGGACCGGATCAGCCGGACGGTCGCCGAGGACATCTTCGCGGTGCGCTACGACCCCGCCACCCTGCGGCTCGACGCCGAGGGCACCCGCCAGGCGCGGGCGGAGGCCCGCCGGGCCCGGCTGCGGCGAGGCAAGCCGTACGACGAGTTCGTGGCGGGGTTCGTCACCGCAGAGCCGCCGGTCGAGCTGCCCTACTACGGCTCCTGGGGCGCCGACCACGCCACCATCACCGCGACCGTCTACGGCATCGACGGGCCGCAGCGCGTCACCGGGCCGTTGGCGGAGCTGCCGCCGGTGATGGTGCCCGACCGTCGCGAGGTGAAGATCGCCCAGCTCGAGCGACGCCTGCACGAGCTCGAGACGAAGCACGGCGAGCGCGTCCACCGGCTCGCCTGA
- a CDS encoding hydantoinase/oxoprolinase family protein, protein MKRISVDIGGTFTDCFFVWDEQYVEAKALTTHHNLALGFNEALDLACSRAGLDRATVLSGVDSVRYATTLGTNALIERKGPKVAAIVTHGFEDTIPLSRGRGYGEGLDQSLQQNLPAAERPEPIVPRRLIRSVKERVNSAGEIVARLDPDDVRQVLRELVDAGAEAIVVSLVNATENPAHELAIQEIFLDEFPAHELGATPILLGHQVSGRKGEYVRSTSTIIDGFLHEIMFHALSQLSNNLRGSGYDKPMLVIHNSGGMAQMNSTDALQTIHSGPIAGVGAAEHLSGETGLGHVISTDMGGTSFDIGLVPEGGVKHYDFLPTIDRWLVSVPMVHLDTLGAGGGSIASYDRIHHSIKIGPESAGSNPGPACYDRGGLRPTVTDADLLLGYLDPDNYANGYIKLNPRRARFAMEEALCDPLDLDVLDVARSIKDGVDEQMAIGIGKELRVRGYLPEDFTMLAYGGNGPLHACGIARHAGISRVLAPPFSSVFSACGAGNMKQLHFHERGVHVTLYNATTRRLYDDYAEFNAVVEELESAGREDLIRQGFTADQVRYRLELDMRYGNQLLTQAVTVEDLDRVRGVGDVLHIIKKFGDVYSHRFGASSAAPEAGIRCNTIRVAAYVAGDVVEFASLDSGGPRTVPEPVSRREVVFIGIEGHIDTPVYDETALEPDRVIPGPAIVTTQNTTFLVEPGWRLEPTQQGAVWFLTD, encoded by the coding sequence ATGAAGCGCATCTCCGTCGACATCGGTGGCACGTTCACCGACTGCTTCTTCGTCTGGGACGAGCAGTACGTCGAGGCGAAGGCCCTGACCACCCACCACAACCTGGCCCTCGGCTTCAACGAGGCGCTCGACCTCGCCTGTTCCCGGGCCGGGCTGGACCGGGCCACGGTCCTCAGCGGCGTCGACTCCGTCCGCTACGCCACCACGCTGGGCACCAACGCGCTGATCGAGCGCAAGGGCCCGAAGGTCGCGGCGATCGTCACCCACGGCTTCGAGGACACCATCCCGTTGTCCCGCGGCCGCGGCTACGGCGAGGGCCTGGACCAGTCGCTGCAGCAGAACCTGCCGGCGGCCGAACGGCCCGAGCCGATCGTTCCGCGCCGGCTGATCCGCTCGGTGAAGGAGCGGGTGAACTCCGCCGGCGAGATCGTCGCCCGGCTCGACCCCGACGACGTGCGCCAGGTGCTGCGGGAACTCGTCGACGCGGGGGCGGAGGCGATCGTCGTCTCGCTGGTGAACGCCACCGAGAACCCGGCCCACGAGCTCGCCATCCAGGAGATCTTCCTCGACGAGTTCCCGGCCCACGAACTCGGCGCCACCCCGATCCTGTTGGGTCACCAGGTCTCCGGCCGCAAGGGCGAGTACGTGCGGTCGACCTCGACCATCATCGACGGATTCCTGCACGAGATCATGTTCCACGCCCTGTCGCAGCTGTCGAACAACCTTCGCGGCTCCGGCTACGACAAGCCGATGCTCGTCATCCACAACTCCGGCGGGATGGCGCAGATGAACTCCACCGACGCGCTGCAGACGATCCACTCCGGGCCGATCGCCGGGGTGGGTGCCGCCGAGCACCTCAGCGGCGAGACCGGTCTGGGCCACGTCATCTCCACCGACATGGGCGGCACCTCGTTCGACATCGGCCTGGTGCCGGAGGGCGGGGTGAAGCACTACGACTTCCTGCCGACCATCGACCGGTGGCTGGTCTCGGTGCCGATGGTGCACCTGGACACCCTCGGCGCCGGTGGCGGCTCGATCGCCAGCTACGACCGGATCCACCACTCGATCAAGATCGGCCCCGAGTCGGCCGGCTCCAATCCCGGCCCGGCCTGCTACGACCGCGGCGGGCTGCGGCCGACCGTCACCGACGCCGACCTGCTGCTCGGCTACCTCGACCCGGACAACTACGCCAACGGCTACATCAAGCTCAACCCGCGACGGGCCCGGTTCGCGATGGAGGAGGCGCTGTGCGACCCGCTCGACCTGGACGTCCTCGACGTCGCCCGGTCGATCAAGGACGGCGTCGACGAGCAGATGGCCATCGGCATCGGCAAGGAACTGCGGGTGCGCGGCTACCTGCCGGAAGACTTCACCATGCTCGCGTACGGCGGCAACGGTCCGCTGCACGCCTGCGGGATCGCCCGGCACGCCGGCATCTCCCGGGTGCTCGCCCCGCCGTTCTCCTCGGTGTTCTCCGCCTGCGGCGCCGGCAACATGAAGCAGCTGCACTTCCACGAGCGCGGCGTGCACGTGACGCTCTACAACGCCACCACCCGGCGGCTGTACGACGACTATGCCGAGTTCAACGCGGTGGTCGAGGAGCTGGAGTCGGCCGGCCGGGAGGACCTGATCCGTCAGGGCTTCACCGCCGACCAGGTGCGCTACCGTCTCGAACTCGACATGCGCTACGGCAACCAGCTGCTCACCCAGGCGGTCACCGTCGAGGACCTCGACCGCGTCCGCGGCGTCGGCGACGTGCTGCACATCATCAAGAAGTTCGGTGACGTCTACAGCCATCGGTTCGGGGCGAGCAGCGCCGCCCCGGAGGCCGGGATCCGCTGCAACACCATCCGGGTCGCCGCGTACGTCGCCGGCGATGTCGTCGAGTTCGCCTCGCTGGACAGCGGCGGCCCGCGGACCGTGCCCGAACCGGTCTCCCGGCGCGAGGTCGTCTTCATCGGCATCGAGGGCCACATCGACACACCCGTCTACGACGAGACCGCGCTGGAGCCCGACCGGGTCATCCCCGGTCCGGCGATCGTCACCACCCAGAACACCACCTTCCTCGTGGAGCCCGGCTGGCGCCTCGAGCCGACCCAGCAGGGCGCGGTCTGGTTCCTCACGGACTGA
- a CDS encoding acetone carboxylase subunit gamma: protein MRVPMTEYLVIDLDTERWVCRVCSQDLGDARGDYKRGTLVHDRDPREIHQPIIDPDRYEYTFSPDPAFCRILEYYCPGCGTQLEAEYLPPGHPPTVDMLIDVDALRGQWEIRGVDAEAVHTYGPGDDAAAAAQLTSPGHTH from the coding sequence ATGCGAGTGCCCATGACCGAATACCTCGTCATCGACCTGGACACCGAACGCTGGGTGTGCCGCGTGTGCTCCCAGGACCTCGGCGACGCCCGGGGTGACTACAAGCGCGGCACCCTCGTCCACGACCGCGACCCGCGCGAGATCCACCAGCCGATCATCGACCCCGACCGCTACGAGTACACCTTCTCGCCCGACCCGGCGTTCTGCCGCATCCTCGAGTACTACTGCCCCGGCTGCGGCACCCAGCTCGAGGCCGAGTACCTCCCGCCGGGCCACCCGCCGACCGTCGACATGCTGATCGACGTCGATGCGCTGCGGGGCCAGTGGGAGATCCGCGGCGTGGACGCCGAGGCCGTCCACACGTACGGCCCGGGCGACGATGCCGCGGCCGCCGCCCAGCTGACGTCGCCGGGCCACACCCACTGA
- a CDS encoding hydantoinase/oxoprolinase family protein, with protein MDTLINIDNGGTLTDICAWDGEAFTFTKTLTTPQDLSDCLFTGLEKVSAALYGEADLERLLHSTQHIRYSTTQGTNALVERQGPMIGILTTMPALGGLMRGTEPERDLFEGLVGDRCVRIDLDEGSDEDVDREAVRLVTRLTTLGAGRVVVAGRTQEEERRLRHLLLRRFPRHLLGSVPLLYSWDLAGDRHDARRVWSCVINSFLHPTMERFLYGAESRLRSYRVVNPLLVYRNDGASSRVAKAVALKTYSSGPRGGLEGTAALARVYGLTHTVMMDIGGTTTDVGVVQGGRVSPDERGTVKGVPISYPMSNVHSKGVGGSSVIAVQDGTITVGPRSVGATPGPACFGFGGRQATITDVNLLLGVLDADTYMDGTFRLDPERSRTVITETIAQPLGISLEEALVRMEQAYFAALADSFAHLITPDTTLAAFGGAGPMSAAGAARIAGVRDVLIPRTAAVFSAFGISFSDIGKSYEAGVPTPTTAAVCAAHQDLVARAERDMFQEGYTLGECRQAWALTVEEADGTLLESRPYRPGDPVEAPGKQVSLRLTVTAPLSHPVLPDDRQVASRPAAVVGTRRVRTATDRVDEVPVHVLDALQPGDAGEGPAIIEGPFFTARVLPGWDFRVTAVGDLLLHDAR; from the coding sequence ATGGACACCCTGATCAACATCGACAACGGCGGTACGCTCACCGACATCTGCGCGTGGGACGGCGAGGCGTTCACCTTCACCAAGACCCTGACGACGCCGCAGGATCTCTCGGACTGCCTGTTCACCGGTCTGGAGAAGGTCTCGGCCGCGCTCTACGGCGAGGCCGACCTGGAGCGGCTGCTGCACTCCACCCAGCACATCCGGTACTCGACCACGCAGGGCACGAACGCCCTGGTGGAGCGCCAGGGCCCGATGATCGGCATCCTCACCACGATGCCGGCGCTGGGCGGCCTGATGCGCGGGACCGAGCCGGAACGCGACCTGTTCGAGGGACTTGTCGGCGACCGGTGTGTCCGGATCGACCTGGACGAGGGCAGCGACGAGGACGTCGACCGGGAGGCCGTCCGCCTGGTCACCCGGCTCACCACCCTGGGCGCCGGGCGGGTGGTGGTGGCGGGCCGTACCCAGGAGGAGGAGCGCCGACTCCGCCACCTGCTGCTGCGCCGGTTCCCCCGGCACCTGCTCGGTTCGGTCCCGTTGCTCTACAGCTGGGATCTCGCCGGCGATCGCCACGACGCCCGGCGGGTGTGGTCGTGTGTGATCAACTCCTTCCTGCACCCCACCATGGAGCGGTTCCTCTACGGTGCCGAGAGCCGGCTGCGCTCCTACCGGGTGGTCAACCCGCTGCTCGTCTACCGCAACGACGGCGCGTCCTCGCGGGTGGCGAAGGCGGTGGCGTTGAAGACCTACTCCTCCGGGCCGCGTGGCGGGCTGGAGGGCACCGCGGCACTGGCCCGGGTCTACGGGCTGACGCACACCGTGATGATGGACATCGGCGGCACCACCACCGACGTCGGTGTGGTGCAGGGCGGCCGGGTCTCGCCGGACGAGCGGGGCACCGTCAAGGGCGTGCCGATCTCCTACCCGATGAGCAACGTGCACTCCAAAGGGGTCGGCGGGTCCTCCGTCATCGCCGTCCAGGACGGGACGATCACCGTCGGCCCGCGTTCGGTCGGTGCCACTCCCGGACCCGCCTGCTTCGGCTTCGGCGGACGGCAGGCGACCATCACCGACGTCAACCTCCTGCTCGGGGTGCTCGACGCCGACACGTACATGGACGGCACCTTCCGGCTGGACCCGGAGCGTTCCCGCACCGTCATCACCGAGACGATCGCGCAGCCGCTGGGTATCTCCCTGGAGGAGGCCCTGGTGCGGATGGAGCAGGCCTACTTCGCCGCCCTCGCCGACAGCTTCGCCCACCTGATTACACCGGACACCACCCTCGCCGCATTCGGCGGCGCCGGACCGATGAGCGCCGCCGGAGCGGCCCGGATCGCCGGCGTGCGCGATGTGCTGATCCCGCGGACGGCCGCCGTGTTCTCCGCCTTCGGCATCTCCTTCTCCGACATCGGCAAGTCGTACGAGGCCGGCGTCCCCACCCCGACGACCGCGGCGGTCTGTGCCGCCCACCAGGACCTGGTGGCGCGCGCCGAGCGGGACATGTTCCAGGAGGGGTACACCCTGGGCGAGTGCCGGCAGGCGTGGGCACTGACGGTCGAGGAGGCCGACGGCACGCTCCTCGAGTCCCGGCCCTACCGGCCGGGCGACCCGGTCGAGGCACCCGGCAAGCAAGTGTCGCTGCGTCTCACCGTCACCGCTCCGCTGTCACATCCGGTGTTGCCGGACGACCGGCAGGTCGCGTCACGGCCCGCCGCCGTCGTCGGCACCCGCCGGGTGCGGACGGCCACCGACCGGGTCGACGAGGTGCCGGTGCACGTGCTCGACGCGCTGCAGCCGGGCGATGCCGGCGAGGGACCCGCGATCATCGAGGGCCCGTTCTTCACCGCCCGCGTGCTGCCCGGCTGGGACTTCCGGGTCACCGCCGTCGGCGACCTGCTCCTCCACGACGCCCGCTGA
- a CDS encoding sigma-54-dependent Fis family transcriptional regulator, with protein sequence MPDRDRRLLRIASARADFLERGDPADLGVSELLAASWQRSRAAGVDAARWEAPFTPDFDPRSRLARCAEPVLAQLHDDTADVAVVIALTDRNARLVQRRDSSREVGRLLDRVDFVPGFAYAEDSVGTNGIGTVIESGRPLSIVGPEHYSEQLQQFACTGSPIIDPLTGRVEGILDLSTLADAWTPLMHTLVKSAAKDISRNLLLDRSQAQQALFETYVRADARATRQAVFAFGESTCMLNAAAEGLFSGEEQRAIRRHAAFVMTRRDRASDTVDLASGRRIRLRGTRILTGGQTAGLVVIVELIDPTAPHPSGPAQTGADAEPQGTPFTIERLPDVAAAAPDPAARELVGDLRRPYVPIADGRAPAWRRAGEQLQTALANGEPTIVLGETGSGKFTLVAEVFHATHPGGRSMTIDPGQLDDAAPFDLVTLPTTHQPTLCIVPNIDQATTAGVTFLDRLLPALARSGGRATVAVTLSDARLDADLPFRALLGHFTTAVTVPPLRSRPEDLDAIVVRLLAQLEPNRQVRLAPQAQRTIARYSWPRNVSQLREALEYALQRRPVGEIRADDLPSYCHTSKNRPLTPLETAERDAITAALHDLGGNRQAAAQQLGVSRSSLYRKLHRYGITL encoded by the coding sequence ATGCCGGATCGTGACAGACGCCTGCTGCGGATCGCGTCGGCGCGGGCAGACTTCCTCGAGCGGGGAGATCCCGCCGACCTCGGCGTCTCCGAGCTGCTCGCCGCGTCCTGGCAGCGCAGCCGGGCCGCGGGGGTGGACGCGGCACGCTGGGAGGCGCCGTTCACCCCCGACTTCGATCCTCGCTCCCGACTGGCCCGGTGCGCCGAGCCGGTGCTGGCCCAGCTGCACGACGACACCGCCGACGTCGCCGTGGTGATCGCCCTGACCGACCGCAACGCCCGGCTCGTCCAGCGTCGCGATTCCTCCCGCGAGGTGGGCCGGCTGCTCGACCGGGTCGACTTCGTGCCGGGCTTCGCGTACGCCGAGGACTCGGTCGGGACCAACGGCATCGGCACGGTGATCGAGTCGGGGCGGCCGCTGTCGATCGTCGGTCCGGAGCACTACTCCGAACAGTTACAGCAGTTCGCCTGTACCGGTTCGCCGATCATCGACCCGCTGACCGGCCGGGTCGAGGGCATCCTCGACCTGTCGACCCTGGCCGACGCCTGGACCCCGCTGATGCACACGCTGGTGAAGTCGGCCGCGAAGGACATCAGCCGCAACCTGCTGCTCGACCGCAGCCAGGCCCAGCAGGCGCTGTTCGAGACGTACGTACGGGCCGACGCCCGGGCGACCCGGCAGGCGGTGTTCGCCTTCGGCGAGTCGACCTGCATGCTGAACGCGGCGGCCGAGGGCCTCTTCTCCGGCGAGGAGCAGCGGGCGATCCGCCGCCACGCCGCATTCGTGATGACCCGCCGCGACCGCGCCAGCGACACGGTCGACCTCGCCTCGGGACGCCGGATCCGGTTGCGCGGCACGCGCATCCTCACCGGCGGACAGACCGCGGGCCTCGTCGTCATCGTCGAGCTGATCGACCCGACCGCACCCCACCCGAGCGGACCGGCACAGACCGGTGCCGACGCCGAGCCCCAGGGCACACCGTTCACCATCGAGCGGCTGCCCGATGTCGCCGCCGCGGCACCGGACCCGGCGGCCCGCGAGCTCGTCGGTGACCTGCGCCGACCGTACGTCCCGATCGCCGACGGCAGAGCCCCTGCCTGGCGTCGGGCGGGCGAGCAGTTGCAGACTGCACTGGCGAACGGCGAGCCCACGATCGTGCTCGGCGAGACCGGGTCGGGCAAGTTCACCCTGGTGGCCGAGGTCTTCCACGCGACCCACCCCGGCGGGCGGAGCATGACCATCGATCCGGGCCAACTGGACGACGCGGCCCCGTTCGATCTCGTCACGTTGCCGACCACCCACCAGCCGACGCTGTGCATCGTCCCCAACATCGACCAGGCGACCACCGCCGGCGTCACCTTCCTCGACCGGCTGCTCCCGGCACTGGCCCGATCCGGCGGCCGGGCCACGGTGGCGGTCACGCTCTCCGATGCCCGCCTTGACGCCGATCTCCCGTTCCGGGCCCTGCTCGGTCACTTCACCACCGCGGTGACCGTGCCGCCGTTGCGAAGTCGCCCGGAGGACCTCGACGCGATCGTCGTCCGGCTGCTCGCCCAGCTCGAGCCGAACCGCCAGGTCCGCCTCGCCCCCCAGGCCCAGCGGACCATCGCCCGCTATTCCTGGCCGCGGAACGTCTCCCAGCTGCGTGAAGCGCTGGAGTACGCCCTGCAGCGACGCCCGGTCGGCGAGATCCGGGCCGACGACCTGCCGAGCTACTGCCACACCAGCAAGAACCGCCCCCTCACCCCGCTGGAAACCGCCGAGCGGGACGCGATCACCGCCGCCCTCCACGATCTCGGCGGCAATCGGCAGGCGGCGGCCCAACAGCTCGGGGTGTCGCGCTCCAGCCTCTACCGGAAACTCCACCGCTACGGCATCACGCTCTGA
- a CDS encoding thiolase domain-containing protein, with translation MSASTTLPVRIGIVGTAHTPFGKLADETVASLVGQVTVDAITQAGLEPSDIDEVYVSHFNSGLTPFAFPSSLPLSREPGLWGKPMTRVENACASGSAAVHQGVRAILSGLADTVLVIGVEKMTHADRPTVARALLGADIHRAGTDSPTGFAGSFADVAVAYQARHHADEWLGDVLARIAAKNHRNGCANPYAQLRKDLGFEFCRTVSDKNPIVAAPLRRTDCSLVSDGAAALVLRRDPDHALATIAGLGHANDALEPERRDLTDFTAGRRAVASALTMAGVTLDDLDLAEVHDCFTIAELVAYEMLGLTAPGQGRRAIEEGWVEPDGRLPVNVSGGLKAKGHPVGATGVSQHVLVARQLSGTAGELQLPHPHLGLVHNMGGLAVANYVTVLAGA, from the coding sequence ATGTCCGCCTCGACCACCCTGCCGGTCCGCATCGGCATCGTCGGCACCGCCCACACCCCGTTCGGCAAGCTGGCCGACGAGACCGTCGCCAGTCTGGTCGGGCAGGTGACCGTGGACGCGATCACACAGGCGGGCCTCGAGCCGTCCGACATCGACGAGGTGTATGTCTCGCACTTCAACAGTGGCCTGACCCCGTTCGCCTTCCCGTCCTCGCTGCCGCTGAGTCGGGAGCCCGGGCTGTGGGGCAAGCCGATGACCCGGGTGGAGAACGCCTGCGCCTCCGGCTCCGCAGCCGTGCACCAGGGCGTCCGGGCGATCCTCTCCGGCCTCGCCGACACCGTGTTGGTGATCGGGGTGGAGAAGATGACCCACGCCGATCGACCGACCGTGGCCCGCGCCCTGCTCGGCGCCGACATCCACCGGGCGGGCACCGACTCACCGACCGGGTTCGCCGGCAGCTTCGCCGACGTCGCGGTCGCCTACCAGGCCCGCCACCACGCCGACGAGTGGCTCGGTGACGTGCTCGCCCGGATCGCCGCGAAGAACCACCGCAACGGCTGCGCCAACCCGTACGCCCAGTTACGCAAGGACCTCGGCTTCGAGTTCTGCCGGACGGTCTCGGACAAGAACCCGATCGTCGCCGCCCCGCTGCGCCGCACCGACTGCTCGCTGGTCAGCGACGGAGCGGCCGCGCTCGTCCTGCGCCGCGACCCGGACCATGCTCTGGCCACGATTGCCGGCCTCGGGCACGCGAACGACGCCCTCGAGCCCGAACGGCGCGACCTGACCGACTTTACCGCCGGCCGCCGGGCCGTCGCGAGCGCCCTGACGATGGCCGGGGTGACACTGGACGACCTCGACCTCGCCGAGGTGCACGACTGCTTCACCATCGCCGAGCTCGTCGCCTACGAGATGCTCGGTCTGACTGCGCCGGGCCAGGGCCGGCGGGCGATCGAGGAGGGCTGGGTGGAGCCGGACGGGAGGCTGCCGGTGAACGTGTCCGGAGGGCTTAAGGCGAAGGGACATCCGGTCGGCGCGACAGGAGTCTCGCAACACGTGCTGGTGGCCCGGCAGCTCTCCGGCACCGCCGGCGAGCTGCAGCTGCCGCATCCACATCTCGGTCTGGTGCACAACATGGGTGGGCTGGCGGTCGCGAACTACGTGACTGTGCTGGCCGGTGCCTGA
- a CDS encoding methylenetetrahydrofolate reductase, whose product MEPRTIDEMLRTGDRTLHSFEFFPPKTLEGDALLWQSLRELDDLAPDFVSVTYGASGSRRDMTVTITARLAQLMNERLARDPGAHVMQVMGHLTCVSQPVDELAEVIDRYAEAGIHHLLAVRGDMPGGPTVPWVRHPQGLDNATELVRLIRRRNPAAVIGVAAFPDLHPDRRDAALDARILVEKQEAGASFAITQLFFEPDRYFELVDRVRALGCDLPIIPGIQPVTNLGQIERFAALSGAALPVRIVSRLQAVGDDPDAVHRVGVEIGVELCEQLLAGGAPGLHYFTLNRSRATREIFSRLKERVPGA is encoded by the coding sequence ATGGAGCCCCGGACGATCGACGAGATGCTGCGCACCGGTGACCGTACGCTGCATTCCTTCGAGTTCTTCCCGCCGAAGACGCTCGAGGGCGACGCCCTGCTCTGGCAGTCCCTGCGCGAGCTCGACGACCTGGCGCCCGACTTCGTCTCGGTGACGTACGGTGCCAGCGGCTCGCGGCGGGACATGACCGTCACCATCACCGCCCGGCTGGCCCAGTTGATGAACGAGCGGCTGGCCCGTGACCCCGGGGCCCACGTGATGCAGGTGATGGGCCACCTGACCTGCGTCAGCCAGCCGGTCGACGAGCTCGCCGAGGTGATCGACAGGTATGCCGAGGCGGGGATCCACCACCTCCTGGCGGTCCGCGGTGACATGCCGGGTGGGCCGACCGTGCCGTGGGTCCGGCACCCGCAGGGGCTGGACAACGCCACCGAACTCGTCCGGCTGATCCGCCGCCGCAATCCCGCCGCGGTGATCGGGGTGGCGGCGTTCCCCGACCTGCACCCCGACCGGCGCGACGCCGCGCTGGACGCCCGGATCCTGGTCGAGAAGCAGGAGGCCGGCGCCTCGTTCGCGATCACCCAGCTGTTCTTCGAGCCGGACCGCTACTTCGAGCTGGTCGACCGGGTCCGCGCCCTGGGCTGCGACCTGCCGATCATCCCCGGTATCCAACCGGTGACCAACCTGGGGCAGATCGAGCGTTTCGCGGCGCTGTCCGGTGCCGCGCTGCCGGTCCGGATCGTCTCCCGGCTGCAGGCCGTCGGCGACGATCCCGATGCCGTCCACCGGGTCGGCGTGGAGATCGGGGTGGAGCTCTGCGAGCAGCTGCTGGCCGGCGGCGCCCCCGGGCTGCACTACTTCACCCTGAACCGGTCCCGGGCGACCCGGGAGATCTTCTCCCGGCTGAAGGAGCGCGTCCCCGGCGCCTGA